A DNA window from Brassica napus cultivar Da-Ae chromosome C1, Da-Ae, whole genome shotgun sequence contains the following coding sequences:
- the LOC125580056 gene encoding uncharacterized protein LOC125580056 — protein sequence MHIYTTCGVWEFGATTGWVFTADERGARLLLLESTSTLEVFKRMVLEDFDMEEDSLPDLELSYLPNELINTSTCPPVIIANDRQLQNFVGFVQKCVSTRLCVTSKAKVENLNEPDFDLNKSPADSTTAQEEGNSVDRGNEPAPVFVERQCEEKKEKIRRVEVDEDAYHADTMISAKEDVHKMSKFSVLNVVKKGQLFENKTLLKATFEICAMKHNFHYEVIKTDRQLWYVRCEDNACNWCVRAECLQDSEYFIIKKYVGEHTCAPSNKTKPGRTASAKTIGSLIMHRYEGVKEGPKCNDIIQIMLMDHGCEITKSLAWDAREYAVNAVRVIPERSYGKIPKYLHMLREANPGTHSSYEIDSKGRFRYLFIAFGQSLRGFNRVIRRVIVVDGTFLKNKYKGVLLVATAVDGNSNLYPLAFGVVDSENENSWEWFMRQLNSVIADDHHLAFISDRHAAIAKALETVYPTAKHGICIHHLLNNVVTYYHGKGLVGLVAKASKVYRVAEFEKIFANVCNISPAIGKYLRDAEVQKWARCQFSGYRYDIRTTNPAESINSALRSPREYPIIPLLDSIREMLTRWFYNRKKKISKHNHPLTEDVEKKIERRTEKGKRFAVYPVSDGRLLVRGDKIDCLVDLDRRTCSCGKYNLMKIPCRHAIKAGFHVGRQPHTLTDLFYTTEAWREAYHESINPIAVPEDAWSMPEDVVVDNVLPPESRKSVGRNRKRRYETVEDKLRSSQTSQKRQPRKCSRCGISGHNRATCIDVSVTGWSVQIFNLFYNSPLLSLYPSNLIKQGVINPLK from the exons ATGCATATCTATACAACATGTGGTGTTTGGGAGTTTGGAGCAACCACGGGATGGGTTTTTACGGCTGATGAGAGAGGGGCTAGGCTACTGTTATTGGAATCAACTTCTACCTTAGAGGTTTTTAAAAGAATGGTTTTGGAAGattttgatatggaagaagatagcTTACCCGATTTGGAGTTGAGTTATCTACCTAATGAGTTGATCAATACATCAACTTGTCCGcctgtgatcattgcaaatgATCGACAGCTTCAGaattttgttggttttgttCAAAAGTGTGTTTCTACTCGATTGTGTGTAACATCTAAAGCCAAAGTTGAGAATCTGAATGAACCAGACTTTGATCTTAACAAGTCGCCAGCTGATTCAACTACTGCTCAAGAGGAGGGAAACTCGGTTGATAGGGGGAATGAACCAGCTCCTGTGTTTGTTGAGAGGCAGTGcgaggaaaagaaagaaaagattagaAGAGTCGAAGTTGATGAGGATGCCTATCATGCCGATACCATGATCTCGGCCAAAGAGGACGTACATAAGATGTCAAAGTTTTCTGTGCTCAATGTTGTTAAGAAGGGACAATTGTTTGAGAACAAAACTTTGCTGAAGGCGACTTTCGAGATATGTGCAATGAAGCATAACTTTCACTATGAGGTTATCAAAACGGATAGACAACTTTGGTACGTTAGATGTGAGGATAATGCATGCAATTGGTGTGTTCGAGCAGAGTGTTTGCAGGATTCTGAATATTTCATTATCAAAAAGTATGTCGGTgaacatacatgtgcaccttcaaacaaaaccaaaccgggTAGGACTGCTTCGGCCAAAACTATAGGCAGTCTGATTATGCATAGGTATGAAGGGGTTAAGGAAGGGCCGAAATGCAATGATATAATACAGATTATGCTTATGGATCATGGCTGTGAGATCACGAAATCTTTAGCATGGGATGCTCGTGAATATGCGGTTAATGCTGTTAGAGTTATACCAGAGAGAAGTTATGGAAAAATACCGAAATACTTGCACATGCTCAGAGAGGCTAATCCGGGAACACATTCATCGTATGAGATTGACAGCAAAGGGAGATTTCGGTACCTGTTTATTGCATTTGGGCAATCGCTACGAGGATTTAACAGAGTCATAAGGAGGGTTATTGTGGTTGATGGCACTTTTCTGAAGAACAAATACAAAGGAGTTCTATTGGTTGCAACTGCTGTAGACGGAAATTCTAATTTGTATCCTCTTGCATTCGGAGTAGTCGACTCAGAGAATGAAaattcttgggaatggtttatgaGACAACTAAATAGTGTCATTGCTGATGATCATCATTTGGCTTTCATTTCGGACAGACATGCGGCCATTGCTAAGGCGCTTGAGACTGTGTATCCAACAGCTAAACATGGTATTTGCATTCAtcatttgttgaataatgtgGTAACATATTACCATGGGAAAGGACTTGTTGGGTTGGTTGCAAAGGCGTCCAAGGTTTATAGAGTTGCTGAGTTTGAAAAGATATTTGCTAATGTGTGTAATATCAGTCCGGCAATTGGAAAATACCTAAGGGATGCTGAAGTCCAAAAGTGGGCAAGATGTCAATTCTCTGGATATAGATATGACATAAGGACAACAAACCCTGCCGAATCCATCAACTCTGCTTTGCGTTCGCCGAGAGAGTATCCAATCATTCCCTTGTTGGACAGTATCAGAGAAATGCTGACTCGGTGGTTTTATAACCGTAAGAAAAAGATTTCAAAGCATAATCATCCTCTTACCGAAGATGTGGAGAAAAAGATTGAAAGGAGAACCGAGAAAGGCAAAAGATTTGCAGTTTACCCTGTCAGCGATGGTCGCTTGCTTGTTAGAGGTGATAAAATCGACTGCTTAGTTGATTTGGATAGACGTACTTGCTCATGTGGGAAGTACAACCTGATGAAGATACCTTGTCGGCACGCAATTAAAGCTGGGTTTCATGTTGGCAGACAGCCACACACATTAACTGATTTATTTTACACTACAGAAGCTTGGCGAGAAGCTTATCATGAAAGCATCAATCCTATTGCTGTTCCTGAGGATGCTTGGTCCATGCCAGAAGATGTTGTCGTGGACAATGTGCTACCACCAGAGTCAAGAAAATCAGTTGGAAGGAATAGAAAACGGAGATATGAAACTGTTGAAGATAAACTTCGGTCATCGCAAACATCACAAAAGAGGCAGCCTCGCAAGTGTAGTAGATGTGGTATTAGTGGGCACAACAGAGCAACTT GTATTGATGTTTCTGTTACAGGTTGGTCTGTTCAA ATCTTCAATCTCTTCTACAATTCTCCCTTGCTCAGCCTCTACCCTTCGAATCTCATCAAGCAAGGCGTCATCAACCcacttaaataa